In Kryptolebias marmoratus isolate JLee-2015 linkage group LG22, ASM164957v2, whole genome shotgun sequence, a single window of DNA contains:
- the sufu gene encoding suppressor of fused homolog isoform X1 codes for MDEIRPTSGAPAHGLVPLFPPGLQAIYGECRRLYPDQANPLQVTAIVKYWLGGPDPLDYISMYRNVGCPAQDVQEHWHYVSFGLSDLYGDNRVHEFSGADGPSGFGFELTFRLKREAGETAPPTWPAELMQGLARYVFQSENTFCSGDHVSWHSPLDNSESRIQHMLLTEDPQMQPIQTPFGTVSFLQIVGVCTEELQAAQQWNGQGILELMRGIKVAGGPWLITDMRRGETIFEIDPHLQQERVDQGIETEGSNLSGVSAKCVWDDLSRPPDDEEDSRSICIGSQPRRLSNKDTEQIRETLRKGLEFNSKTTLPPISSQKQSHERAQSRKDSLESESSAAIVPHELVRTRQLESVHLKFNQESGTLLPLCLRGRLLHGRHFTYKSINGDTAITFVSTGVEGAFATEEHPYAAHGPWLQILLTEEFVEQMLGDLQELNTHDETKLPKEYSWPEKKLKISILPDSVFDNPLQ; via the exons ATGGATGAAATACGGCCTACCAGTGGTGCACCAGCCCACGGGCTGGTGCCGCTGTTTCCTCCCGGACTGCAGGCTATCTACGGGGAATGTCGGCGACTGTACCCCGATCAGGCCAACCCGCTGCAAGTTACTGCTATAGTTAAGTATTG GCTTGGTGGACCAGACCCACTGGACTACATCAGCATGTACAGGAATGTGGGCTGTCCAGCTCAGGACGTCCAGGAACACTGGCACTATGTAAGCTTTGGACTGAGTGACCTGTATGGAGACAATCGTGTTCATGA ATTTTCGGGGGCGGATGGACCCAGTGGATTTGGGTTTGAGCTCACTTTCAGACTGAAGAGAGAAGCCGGAGAGACGGCGCCGCCAACATGGCCGGCTGAACTCATGCAAGGCTTGGCTCGCTATGTGTTCCAGTCAG aaaatacattttgtagTGGTGACCACGTGTCATGGCACAGTCCGCTCGACAACAGCGAGTCTCGTATCCAGCACATGCTGCTTACAGAAGACCCCCAGATGCAACCAATTCAGACTCCGTTTGGCACAGTGAGCTTTCTCCAG ATCGTGGGCGTTTGTACCGAGGAGCTGCAGGCGGCCCAACAGTGGAACGGCCAGGGCATCCTGGAGCTGATGCGGGGAATCAAAGT AGCTGGCGGCCCTTGGCTCATCACAGACATGAGGCGAGGGGAAACTATTTTTGAAATCGATCCACACCTACAA CAGGAGAGAGTGGACCAGGGTATTGAAACGGAGGGCTCTAATCTGAGTGGGGTCAGCGCCAAGTGTGTGTGGGACGATTTGAGTCGCCCGCCCGACGATGAGGAGGACAGCCGCTCAATCTGCATCGGCTCACAGCCACGCAGGCTCTCAAACAAAG ACACGGAGCAGATCCGAGAGACCCTGAGAAAAGGACTAGAGTTTAACAGCAAGACAACACTACCACCTATCAGCAGCCAGAAACAGAGCCACGAGAGAGCTCA GAGTCGCAAGGACAGTTTGGAGAGTGAAAGTTCAGCAGCCATTGTTCCTCACGAGTTGGTCCGAACGCGACAGCTGGAGAGCGTCCATCTGAAATTCAACCAAGAGTCAGGCACACTGCTGCCCCTCTGCCTGCG GGGCAGGTTACTCCATGGGAGACATTTCACGTATAAAAGTATCAACGGAGACACCGCCATCACATTTGTGTCTACGGGAGTTGAAGGAGCTTTTGCTACTGAGGAGCATCCTTATGCAGCCCACGGCCCCTGGCTTCAG ATACTGCTGACTGAGGAGTTTGTGGAGCAAATGTTAGGGGATTTACAGGAGCTCAACACTCATGATGAG ACAAAGTTGCCCAAGGAGTACAGCTGGCcagagaagaagctgaagatTTCCATCCTACCGGACTCTGTGTTTGATAATCCGCTGCAGTGA
- the sufu gene encoding suppressor of fused homolog isoform X2: MDEIRPTSGAPAHGLVPLFPPGLQAIYGECRRLYPDQANPLQVTAIVKYWLGGPDPLDYISMYRNVGCPAQDVQEHWHYVSFGLSDLYGDNRVHEFSGADGPSGFGFELTFRLKREAGETAPPTWPAELMQGLARYVFQSENTFCSGDHVSWHSPLDNSESRIQHMLLTEDPQMQPIQTPFGTVSFLQIVGVCTEELQAAQQWNGQGILELMRGIKVAGGPWLITDMRRGETIFEIDPHLQERVDQGIETEGSNLSGVSAKCVWDDLSRPPDDEEDSRSICIGSQPRRLSNKDTEQIRETLRKGLEFNSKTTLPPISSQKQSHERAQSRKDSLESESSAAIVPHELVRTRQLESVHLKFNQESGTLLPLCLRGRLLHGRHFTYKSINGDTAITFVSTGVEGAFATEEHPYAAHGPWLQILLTEEFVEQMLGDLQELNTHDETKLPKEYSWPEKKLKISILPDSVFDNPLQ; encoded by the exons ATGGATGAAATACGGCCTACCAGTGGTGCACCAGCCCACGGGCTGGTGCCGCTGTTTCCTCCCGGACTGCAGGCTATCTACGGGGAATGTCGGCGACTGTACCCCGATCAGGCCAACCCGCTGCAAGTTACTGCTATAGTTAAGTATTG GCTTGGTGGACCAGACCCACTGGACTACATCAGCATGTACAGGAATGTGGGCTGTCCAGCTCAGGACGTCCAGGAACACTGGCACTATGTAAGCTTTGGACTGAGTGACCTGTATGGAGACAATCGTGTTCATGA ATTTTCGGGGGCGGATGGACCCAGTGGATTTGGGTTTGAGCTCACTTTCAGACTGAAGAGAGAAGCCGGAGAGACGGCGCCGCCAACATGGCCGGCTGAACTCATGCAAGGCTTGGCTCGCTATGTGTTCCAGTCAG aaaatacattttgtagTGGTGACCACGTGTCATGGCACAGTCCGCTCGACAACAGCGAGTCTCGTATCCAGCACATGCTGCTTACAGAAGACCCCCAGATGCAACCAATTCAGACTCCGTTTGGCACAGTGAGCTTTCTCCAG ATCGTGGGCGTTTGTACCGAGGAGCTGCAGGCGGCCCAACAGTGGAACGGCCAGGGCATCCTGGAGCTGATGCGGGGAATCAAAGT AGCTGGCGGCCCTTGGCTCATCACAGACATGAGGCGAGGGGAAACTATTTTTGAAATCGATCCACACCTACAA GAGAGAGTGGACCAGGGTATTGAAACGGAGGGCTCTAATCTGAGTGGGGTCAGCGCCAAGTGTGTGTGGGACGATTTGAGTCGCCCGCCCGACGATGAGGAGGACAGCCGCTCAATCTGCATCGGCTCACAGCCACGCAGGCTCTCAAACAAAG ACACGGAGCAGATCCGAGAGACCCTGAGAAAAGGACTAGAGTTTAACAGCAAGACAACACTACCACCTATCAGCAGCCAGAAACAGAGCCACGAGAGAGCTCA GAGTCGCAAGGACAGTTTGGAGAGTGAAAGTTCAGCAGCCATTGTTCCTCACGAGTTGGTCCGAACGCGACAGCTGGAGAGCGTCCATCTGAAATTCAACCAAGAGTCAGGCACACTGCTGCCCCTCTGCCTGCG GGGCAGGTTACTCCATGGGAGACATTTCACGTATAAAAGTATCAACGGAGACACCGCCATCACATTTGTGTCTACGGGAGTTGAAGGAGCTTTTGCTACTGAGGAGCATCCTTATGCAGCCCACGGCCCCTGGCTTCAG ATACTGCTGACTGAGGAGTTTGTGGAGCAAATGTTAGGGGATTTACAGGAGCTCAACACTCATGATGAG ACAAAGTTGCCCAAGGAGTACAGCTGGCcagagaagaagctgaagatTTCCATCCTACCGGACTCTGTGTTTGATAATCCGCTGCAGTGA